In a genomic window of bacterium:
- a CDS encoding protein kinase — protein sequence MIGKTISHYKILQKLGEGGMGVVYKAEDTQLRRLVALKFLPAFIQDEIARQRFIQEARAASSLDHPNICTIHEIGQAPDGQLFIVMAFYEGENLKEKLAAGPLPVELAVDITRQIASGLQKAHQAGIIHRDIKPANIMITREGKVKILDFGLSKLARQQQISQIGAALGTPPYMSPEQASGVDLDHRTDVWSLGVVLYEMLVGRVPFKADYDQATIYMIVNQEPSAIRKFRSDVPQYVEDLCLQCLKKDKSSRPQSMDDVLEWLNKEKASESHPGRRKAEHGKSFALALGFLFIFIVIVIGWHIFFHVSQPETTSPKGWRVAVLPFQEQADQQKTDKPLLIQSLIVGELLGVEELRIIDPLSLNGLIESSIGGFEPAQEQLLYRALRKIDVSFLIHGSLNKTGSSYFMQSRIIDLSTAEIIFSNSIVLANDKDLFPAVKTLSQKMLYGFQIKVLTCNKEKDLRPWLKYGSQNYQAVQSFIQANQYNYRREDNLAEESLRHAIELDSSFISPRIWLISKLVERGERQEASHHYSRLLALQPYAGPFEQVMIQWAGACLADDMALQERYLTIALDYFPQNNVLLYSLARVRYILADYQGSLEASNEMINMKWQYSSAFYLSAANYYQLGMNTEAEKMLRQALSIRPVEPHVFSLMARVCIEKGETTEAEEYENRYLSSVRERKIPLARLYADLALQNYDLQRYDSAVKYYRLAIKNDRERAEYHKGLADALYCKGSTGAAIDEYLNTLRLDSNSVDSHYKLGQIFDQEEKIQQAVFHYLHYLKYDSSGAHAAAVRKRLSLLQP from the coding sequence ATGATCGGCAAAACCATCTCCCATTATAAAATTCTTCAAAAGCTTGGTGAGGGCGGTATGGGCGTGGTCTATAAAGCCGAGGATACACAGCTTCGGCGATTGGTCGCGTTGAAATTCTTGCCTGCGTTCATACAAGATGAAATCGCCCGACAGCGCTTCATTCAGGAAGCCCGAGCAGCCTCATCCCTGGATCATCCCAATATCTGTACCATCCACGAGATCGGCCAAGCCCCAGACGGCCAGTTGTTCATTGTGATGGCTTTTTATGAGGGTGAGAATCTGAAAGAAAAACTTGCAGCCGGTCCCCTCCCAGTCGAATTAGCCGTCGATATAACCCGCCAAATCGCCTCCGGATTGCAGAAAGCGCACCAGGCCGGCATCATTCATCGTGATATCAAACCCGCCAATATCATGATCACCCGAGAGGGTAAGGTAAAAATTTTAGATTTTGGACTATCCAAGCTTGCTCGGCAACAACAGATCAGCCAAATCGGGGCGGCACTGGGTACGCCGCCCTATATGTCGCCGGAGCAGGCTTCTGGAGTTGATCTCGACCACCGAACCGATGTCTGGTCTCTGGGAGTTGTTTTGTACGAGATGCTCGTCGGTAGAGTGCCGTTTAAAGCCGATTATGATCAAGCAACAATTTATATGATCGTTAATCAAGAACCGTCCGCAATCAGGAAATTCCGCTCTGATGTTCCCCAATATGTTGAGGACCTATGTCTACAATGCCTTAAAAAAGATAAATCCTCAAGGCCGCAGTCGATGGATGACGTATTGGAATGGCTGAATAAAGAAAAGGCCTCTGAATCTCATCCAGGCCGGCGAAAAGCCGAGCATGGGAAGTCTTTCGCACTGGCGCTTGGTTTTCTTTTTATTTTTATCGTGATTGTAATCGGCTGGCACATTTTTTTTCACGTTTCCCAACCTGAAACAACAAGCCCGAAGGGGTGGCGAGTAGCGGTTCTCCCCTTTCAAGAACAGGCGGATCAACAAAAGACGGATAAGCCTTTGCTCATTCAGTCATTGATTGTCGGAGAGCTGCTCGGCGTTGAGGAGTTGAGGATCATCGATCCGCTGAGTTTAAACGGTTTGATCGAAAGTTCGATCGGAGGATTTGAACCGGCGCAAGAACAATTATTGTATCGCGCGCTTCGCAAAATTGACGTCTCTTTTCTCATCCATGGTTCTTTAAATAAAACGGGAAGCAGCTATTTCATGCAATCGCGCATCATCGATCTGTCAACGGCTGAAATTATTTTTAGCAACAGCATAGTTCTGGCAAACGATAAAGATCTTTTCCCCGCCGTGAAAACCTTATCGCAAAAAATGTTGTATGGTTTTCAAATAAAAGTCTTGACCTGCAATAAAGAAAAAGATTTGCGTCCATGGCTCAAGTACGGGTCACAAAATTATCAAGCCGTGCAGTCTTTTATCCAGGCCAATCAGTACAATTATCGACGGGAAGACAACTTGGCGGAGGAGTCTCTTCGCCACGCGATCGAGCTCGATTCGTCTTTTATTTCTCCGCGTATCTGGCTCATTTCTAAACTGGTGGAGCGAGGGGAGCGGCAGGAAGCCTCCCATCATTATTCGCGACTGTTGGCTCTCCAACCTTACGCCGGTCCCTTTGAGCAGGTCATGATTCAATGGGCCGGCGCTTGCCTGGCCGACGATATGGCTTTGCAGGAACGCTATTTGACAATTGCATTGGATTATTTCCCACAAAATAATGTTTTACTCTATTCGCTCGCTCGCGTTCGTTATATTCTGGCTGATTATCAAGGAAGTCTTGAAGCTTCGAATGAGATGATTAACATGAAATGGCAATACTCTTCAGCCTTTTATCTCTCCGCGGCGAATTATTATCAGCTCGGTATGAATACAGAGGCGGAGAAAATGCTGAGGCAAGCGCTCTCGATCAGGCCGGTTGAACCTCATGTCTTCAGCTTGATGGCCAGGGTATGTATTGAAAAGGGCGAAACAACCGAGGCTGAGGAGTATGAAAACAGATATCTTTCGAGCGTTCGCGAGCGGAAAATTCCGCTGGCAAGATTGTATGCCGATCTCGCTCTGCAGAATTACGATTTGCAAAGGTATGATTCGGCCGTCAAGTATTATCGTTTGGCCATCAAAAATGACCGTGAGCGTGCCGAATATCACAAGGGACTGGCCGATGCGTTGTATTGCAAAGGATCGACCGGAGCGGCGATCGATGAGTATCTCAACACCCTAAGGTTGGATTCGAACAGTGTTGATTCGCATTATAAGCTCGGCCAAATTTTTGATCAGGAGGAGAAAATTCAACAGGCCGTTTTTCATTATTTACATTATCTGAAGTACGATTCTTCCGGCGCTCATGCGGCCGCAGTTAGAAAACGGCTGTCGCTGTTACAGCCTTAA